The following is a genomic window from Sutcliffiella horikoshii.
TCAAGGAGCATTAAAAGTCAGAATCTTGCATACTGACAAGCTCCTCCTCTGAAACAAGTACATCTCTTGGTTTACTACCCTTTGGACCTGATATCACACCATGAGCCTGCATCATATCAATAAGGCGGGCGGCCCTGTTATAGCCGATACGGAATCTTCTTTGCAAACTGGAAGTGGATGCCCCATTTTGATCAATTACATATTGGCATGCTTCTATAAAGAGCTCATCTTCCTCTTGTATGGTGCTATCTTTTAGCAATTCGCTTTGTTCAAACAAATAATTGGGCTTTTGTTCTTTACGTACATGAGCAACCGCTCTCTCTATCTCCTCATCTGATACGAAGTTTCCTTGTACCCTAATCGGTTTCGGAGCGCCATTTTCAAGAAGCAGCATATCACCTCGCCCAAGAAGACGCTCGGCCCCTCCGATATCTATGATAGTCCTGGAATCGACTTGAGATGAAACAGAGAAGGCAATCCTTGTAGGAATATTAGCCTTAATCAGCCCTGTAATAACATCAACGGAAGGACGCTGAGTGGCAATCAGTAAATGCATCCCGCAGGCACGTGCTTTTTGGGCAATCCGACAGATTGCTTCCTCTACATCACTTGGAGCAACCATCATCAGGTCGGCCAATTCATCTATGATAATGACCATATATGGCAATGTTTCTTGGTTATGCTTTTTCGCCGTTTCATTGTATTTTGCAATGTCTCTAACGCCTGCATGAACAAACAACTCATAACGGCGCTCCATCTCTTCCACTGCCCATTTCAACGCAGCCGTTGCTGCCTTTACATCTGTGATAACCGGGCTTACGAGATGGGGAATATGGTTGTAAGGTGTAAGTTCCACCATTTTTGGATCAATCAATAAAAGTTTCACTTCATCTGGTGTACTTTTGTACAACAAACTCATAATGATAGAGTTCACACAAACACTTTTTCCGGATCCCGTAGCACCGGCAATCAATCCGTGCGGCATTTTCTGTAAGTCCAAGACAACAGGTTGACCTGAAATATCCAACCCTAAAGCTACAGTCAAGGGTGAAGTATTTTGTATAAAAGATGGATGTCGAATAATTTCTCTAATAAATACAGGCTTGCTTACACGATTCGGCACTTCTATTCCAATCGTGTTTTTCCCTGGAATAGGCGCCTCCATACGTATATCCCGTGCTGACAGACTCAATTTAATGTCATCACTTAAGTTGGTGATTTTGTTTACCTTTACTCCAGGCTCTGGCTGCACTTCAAATTGGGTAACAGATGGCCCTTGTGTTGCTTTTACCACTTTCGCACCGACCCTGAAATGATGTAAAGTTTCATCCAGCAATTGCTTTTGCGCTTCTACCCAGTCCTGGTCTCCTTGAGAATGCTGTGGTGGGATGGCAAGCATTGTAATAGGCGGTTTTCTGTAATACGGTTGCGTCACTTCTTCTTTGGAAGATATTTGCTGTTTTCTTTCTAATGAACGTTTATCCTGTTTAAGCATAATGACATTAAACGGTATGTTCTGTTTGGAGGAAGTCTCCTTAGTTCTGTTCACTTCCGTGTTTTGCTTTTCTTTCGGTTTCTCTATAGGCTCGCTGTACTCTAGAGTTGCTGCGGATTCCTGTTGATAAGCAGTAGCATCTTCTTCAACTTCGTTAACTTCCACAATTTCTTCTTTTTCCTCAAAAGCTTTTATATCTTCTATTTCTGTTATTTCTTCTATTTCTGTTATTTCTTCTTTTTCATCTTCTTTTACCAATTGTACTTCGTTAATAGCACTGTCTATCAATGAAGTTATTGGATTTTCGTCTTCCATGATGTCTCCTGAAGAATCATTTTCTTCTTCTATTAACTCATCACTAAAAGCCTGTACCTTTGATTCATCTTTGTACGTAATTTCTTCAAAATTTGCACTAGAGTAGCCTTCAAGTGGACTCAGTTCAGCTATTTCATTTGAAATTGATTCTCTACTGAGCAGCTCGATCTCAGGTATATATTCTTCTTTCTTTTCCGGAAATGGTCGTGATTTATATCCATAAATCGGGGACACCACTTCAGTAGGATGGAAAGGTTGTTTATTTTTATTTGTTACTTTTTCAAAGGCTCTAGGCGTGATTTTTTTCTTTGTCGGTTCTTGCTTTTTCACTGGCTCTTCAGTCGCTGCTTTTTCTTGTTCTACTTTTATAGATTCAGCCTTGGTTTTTTCTGCCGGTTTACTGGGTTGTTGAACTTTTGACTTTTTTCTTTTTTCCTGTCTTGGCTGTTGTTCTTTTTTACCTTCATCTGGTATAAGAGGAAAGCGAAATTTCCCTGTAGGATACTGATAAGCGACTTTTGCTGTTAGTTGTTTTTGCTTATTTTCCGGTTTCTTAGCGTAATCTTGCTCAATGGTTCTTTCTTCC
Proteins encoded in this region:
- a CDS encoding DNA translocase FtsK, whose protein sequence is MNWFKKLFAQLSDEEERTIEQDYAKKPENKQKQLTAKVAYQYPTGKFRFPLIPDEGKKEQQPRQEKRKKSKVQQPSKPAEKTKAESIKVEQEKAATEEPVKKQEPTKKKITPRAFEKVTNKNKQPFHPTEVVSPIYGYKSRPFPEKKEEYIPEIELLSRESISNEIAELSPLEGYSSANFEEITYKDESKVQAFSDELIEEENDSSGDIMEDENPITSLIDSAINEVQLVKEDEKEEITEIEEITEIEDIKAFEEKEEIVEVNEVEEDATAYQQESAATLEYSEPIEKPKEKQNTEVNRTKETSSKQNIPFNVIMLKQDKRSLERKQQISSKEEVTQPYYRKPPITMLAIPPQHSQGDQDWVEAQKQLLDETLHHFRVGAKVVKATQGPSVTQFEVQPEPGVKVNKITNLSDDIKLSLSARDIRMEAPIPGKNTIGIEVPNRVSKPVFIREIIRHPSFIQNTSPLTVALGLDISGQPVVLDLQKMPHGLIAGATGSGKSVCVNSIIMSLLYKSTPDEVKLLLIDPKMVELTPYNHIPHLVSPVITDVKAATAALKWAVEEMERRYELFVHAGVRDIAKYNETAKKHNQETLPYMVIIIDELADLMMVAPSDVEEAICRIAQKARACGMHLLIATQRPSVDVITGLIKANIPTRIAFSVSSQVDSRTIIDIGGAERLLGRGDMLLLENGAPKPIRVQGNFVSDEEIERAVAHVRKEQKPNYLFEQSELLKDSTIQEEDELFIEACQYVIDQNGASTSSLQRRFRIGYNRAARLIDMMQAHGVISGPKGSKPRDVLVSEEELVSMQDSDF